Proteins from one Pantoea cypripedii genomic window:
- the iolE gene encoding myo-inosose-2 dehydratase: MMTHAKNNPLLVAISPLSWANEVIEEFGQDATAERCLSGANVTGYDGVEMSRLFPGTAPELSALLQQYQLKHASGWHSGFLTERSVDEELIAVAPFATLLRDTGAGVMVYGECGNMPDNALDIAMSGRLTLTAAQFVAYGDRLTTFASELRSRYGLGLAYHHHLMMVAERLDEVRAVMAATGPEVGLLLDTGHAFSAGFDYQILLSEFGERINHIHLKDIRADILQQVRQYDLSFNDAVRKGMFAVPGDGVIDFSPLAQFIRATGYQGWMVVEAEQDPSLEAPEITVARARQFIRDTFAL; the protein is encoded by the coding sequence ATGATGACTCACGCTAAAAACAATCCCCTGTTAGTCGCTATCAGCCCGTTATCCTGGGCCAATGAAGTGATTGAGGAATTTGGTCAGGATGCCACGGCTGAAAGGTGTCTCAGCGGTGCGAACGTTACGGGTTACGACGGTGTTGAAATGAGCCGTTTATTTCCCGGCACGGCACCGGAGCTGTCTGCCTTGTTGCAGCAGTACCAGCTAAAACACGCCTCCGGCTGGCACAGCGGATTCCTGACCGAACGCAGTGTAGATGAAGAACTGATCGCCGTTGCGCCTTTTGCCACCCTGTTACGTGACACCGGTGCTGGCGTCATGGTGTACGGTGAATGCGGTAACATGCCTGATAATGCCCTCGATATTGCCATGAGCGGGCGACTTACCCTGACAGCCGCGCAGTTTGTCGCTTATGGCGACCGACTCACGACGTTTGCCAGCGAGCTAAGGTCCCGTTATGGCCTCGGGCTGGCTTATCATCATCATCTGATGATGGTGGCGGAGCGGTTGGATGAGGTCAGAGCCGTGATGGCGGCAACCGGCCCTGAAGTAGGATTATTGCTGGATACCGGCCATGCTTTCTCCGCGGGTTTTGATTACCAAATTCTGCTGAGTGAGTTTGGTGAGCGCATCAATCATATCCACCTGAAGGATATCCGCGCCGACATTTTGCAGCAGGTGCGCCAGTACGATCTGAGTTTTAACGATGCGGTGAGAAAGGGGATGTTTGCCGTGCCGGGAGATGGTGTGATTGATTTCTCCCCGCTCGCGCAGTTTATTCGCGCCACCGGCTATCAGGGCTGGATGGTCGTCGAGGCAGAGCAGGACCCCTCACTTGAAGCCCCGGAAATCACCGTTGCCAGAGCACGTCAGTTTATCCGCGACACCTTTGCGTTATAA
- a CDS encoding membrane-bound PQQ-dependent dehydrogenase, glucose/quinate/shikimate family translates to MRKMGWLPPLIGVLIALAGLVLGAGGGYLAILGGSWFYLFTGIIWLLTGWTLVRRQFIAWPLTLAMTLVGVIWALWETGTDFWQFLPRVIIFVVFGVLVSVCVPHLHRKDGSQPVSATAPFAVAGVYAVSFVALIAGMFVPHAEVEVSGESAKVIHPEAGKADGKDWPAWGRNLGGDKYAQFDQINKTNVKDLKLAWTYRTGDLAIDGSEYQVTPLKIEDTMYLCTPLNKVIALDPTTGKERWRFDPNMKETASNKGWKRCRGVSYADLSAMPAPTPDAAPLATCRKRIVSNTNDGRLFELDAETGKLCEDFGDKGYVDLTADIGSSPEEGSYYLTSAPLVADGVIMVGGKLNDNMSTGEPSGVVRGFDVRSGKLLWAFDPARPDDSTPLPPGQHYAPESPNFWGTASYDPKLGLAYFPTGNQTPDFWNGNRHPYSDEFNDSIVAIELKTGKLRWHFRTANNDQFDYDVSSQPILYDLPNKDGSTTPVVIQLTKRGQVFVLDRRDGKPVAPVEYRKVPTDVMPGMKAAATQPYSAISVGVEPLKEADTWGATLFDQLYCRIEFKKMRWEGEWTPLSDKQRTLIWPGYYGGFNWGGGALDAATGTLLVNDIRMAMWGQFIKREEAAHHGLVPSTEGEYSEQKGTPWGVERSMFLSPLGTPCFKPPFGSMTAIDLASGKTKWQVPMGSIQDAPIHGIFPGEGVVPHVYIPIGMPTLGGPLVTGGGLIFFHGTLDYYIRALDNDTGKELWSSRLPVGGQGVPMTYIGKDGKQYVVVVDGGATRTGTNKNRGDYVMAYALP, encoded by the coding sequence ATGAGAAAAATGGGATGGTTACCTCCCCTGATCGGCGTCCTGATTGCTCTGGCAGGACTCGTGCTGGGTGCAGGTGGTGGGTATCTTGCGATACTGGGCGGCTCCTGGTTTTATCTTTTCACCGGGATTATCTGGCTGCTGACGGGCTGGACGCTGGTCCGCAGGCAATTTATTGCCTGGCCGCTGACGCTGGCGATGACGCTGGTGGGTGTGATATGGGCGTTGTGGGAAACAGGCACTGACTTTTGGCAGTTCCTGCCCCGCGTCATCATTTTTGTGGTTTTTGGTGTACTTGTCTCAGTCTGCGTGCCTCATTTGCATCGCAAAGATGGCAGCCAGCCGGTCAGCGCAACAGCCCCTTTCGCGGTTGCCGGTGTGTATGCCGTGAGTTTTGTGGCGTTAATTGCCGGGATGTTTGTCCCCCATGCTGAGGTGGAAGTTTCTGGCGAAAGCGCCAAAGTGATTCATCCTGAGGCCGGGAAAGCAGATGGCAAAGACTGGCCAGCCTGGGGGCGCAATCTGGGCGGCGACAAATATGCGCAGTTTGATCAAATCAACAAGACCAACGTCAAAGATTTAAAGCTGGCCTGGACTTATCGCACCGGCGATCTGGCGATTGATGGTTCCGAATATCAGGTCACGCCGCTGAAGATTGAAGATACGATGTATCTGTGCACCCCGCTGAATAAGGTGATTGCACTGGATCCCACCACGGGCAAGGAACGCTGGCGTTTCGATCCGAACATGAAGGAGACCGCCAGTAATAAAGGCTGGAAACGTTGCCGTGGCGTCAGTTATGCCGATCTGTCAGCCATGCCAGCACCCACCCCTGATGCTGCCCCGCTGGCAACCTGCCGCAAGCGTATCGTCAGCAACACCAACGATGGCCGCCTGTTTGAACTGGATGCGGAAACGGGCAAGCTTTGTGAAGATTTTGGTGACAAAGGCTATGTCGATCTGACAGCTGACATTGGCTCCAGCCCGGAAGAGGGGTCGTATTACCTGACGTCCGCCCCGCTGGTGGCTGATGGTGTGATCATGGTGGGCGGCAAACTGAACGACAATATGTCGACCGGCGAGCCTTCCGGCGTGGTACGCGGCTTTGATGTGCGCAGCGGTAAATTGTTGTGGGCCTTCGACCCGGCGCGTCCTGACGACAGCACCCCGCTGCCGCCCGGCCAGCATTATGCACCGGAATCGCCAAACTTCTGGGGCACCGCCTCTTATGACCCGAAACTGGGTCTGGCCTATTTCCCTACCGGCAACCAGACGCCTGACTTCTGGAATGGCAATCGTCACCCCTACTCGGATGAGTTTAACGACTCTATCGTCGCTATCGAACTGAAAACCGGCAAACTGCGCTGGCACTTCCGCACGGCCAATAACGACCAGTTTGACTATGACGTCTCTTCACAACCGATTCTCTACGATCTGCCGAATAAAGACGGCAGCACGACACCAGTGGTAATCCAGCTGACTAAGCGTGGTCAGGTATTTGTACTGGATCGTCGCGACGGTAAACCGGTGGCACCCGTGGAGTATCGCAAAGTACCGACCGATGTTATGCCGGGAATGAAAGCCGCCGCAACCCAACCCTATTCGGCGATTTCCGTCGGTGTTGAACCGCTGAAAGAAGCCGATACCTGGGGTGCCACGCTTTTCGATCAGCTTTATTGCCGCATCGAGTTTAAGAAAATGCGCTGGGAAGGCGAATGGACTCCGCTTTCGGATAAACAACGTACCCTGATCTGGCCGGGTTATTACGGTGGCTTTAACTGGGGGGGTGGTGCTCTGGATGCCGCCACCGGCACCTTACTTGTCAATGATATCCGCATGGCGATGTGGGGACAGTTCATTAAGCGCGAAGAAGCGGCGCATCACGGTCTGGTTCCCTCAACGGAAGGTGAGTATTCCGAACAAAAAGGCACCCCCTGGGGTGTGGAACGTTCTATGTTCCTGTCACCGCTGGGCACGCCGTGCTTCAAACCGCCTTTCGGTAGCATGACCGCCATCGATCTGGCGAGCGGCAAGACGAAATGGCAGGTGCCGATGGGCAGCATCCAGGATGCCCCGATTCACGGCATTTTCCCGGGTGAAGGCGTGGTGCCACACGTTTATATTCCGATTGGGATGCCAACCCTGGGTGGCCCGTTAGTCACCGGCGGCGGCCTGATCTTCTTCCACGGTACGCTCGATTACTATATTCGTGCGCTGGATAACGATACCGGTAAGGAACTGTGGAGCTCGCGCCTGCCAGTAGGTGGCCAGGGTGTCCCCATGACCTACATTGGCAAGGACGGTAAACAGTACGTGGTGGTGGTTGACGGCGGTGCGACCCGCACCGGCACCAACAAAAATCGCGGAGACTACGTCATGGCCTATGCATTGCCATGA
- a CDS encoding LacI family DNA-binding transcriptional regulator, with translation MNRKPTMKELVAATQLSRATIDRVLNNRPGVNPKTVEAVQRAYSSLLVQAAGGVQLASVTQQGNFSVVVQASEEYNESVIATAKKIKNQLDARNVSLDISSCSDVQDDEVVRLLYQQAEHADGIAVVAKNTPIINAAVQKLRQQGKHIVALVSDIDPDARDAYVGINNRAAGQAAGFILGRHLQHCVNASVAVIVGTLSYSCHDDREIGFRAQIRKTLPSVSVAEVISGNDNTQQTYDAAVQLLRNDPNLRAVYNVAGGNAGLAAALDECPSAIRPIVITHEVNKVTENLILAEKIDYILSQDIARLLLETVDKLTAIKNNQAFASHSFLPIEILTRFTLPTL, from the coding sequence ATGAACCGTAAACCCACCATGAAAGAGCTGGTTGCTGCAACGCAACTGAGCCGGGCGACTATCGATCGCGTCCTCAATAATCGGCCTGGCGTCAACCCGAAAACGGTTGAAGCTGTTCAGCGTGCTTATTCCTCATTGCTGGTCCAGGCGGCGGGTGGTGTGCAACTTGCCTCAGTGACACAACAAGGCAACTTCTCGGTAGTGGTGCAGGCCAGCGAGGAGTACAACGAATCGGTGATCGCCACGGCGAAGAAGATCAAAAATCAGCTGGATGCGCGCAATGTCAGCCTTGATATTTCCAGCTGTTCTGATGTGCAGGACGACGAGGTGGTGCGTCTGTTGTATCAGCAGGCGGAACATGCGGACGGCATTGCCGTGGTGGCAAAAAACACGCCGATCATCAATGCAGCGGTACAAAAACTCCGGCAGCAGGGGAAGCATATTGTTGCGCTGGTGAGCGATATCGATCCTGATGCCAGAGACGCCTATGTCGGCATCAATAATCGCGCGGCGGGGCAGGCGGCGGGCTTTATCCTTGGCAGGCATTTACAGCATTGCGTCAATGCCAGCGTGGCGGTGATTGTCGGTACGCTTTCCTACAGTTGCCACGATGACCGGGAAATCGGTTTCCGCGCACAGATCAGGAAAACCCTGCCGTCAGTGAGCGTGGCTGAGGTGATTTCCGGCAACGATAACACCCAGCAAACTTACGATGCTGCGGTTCAACTGTTGCGTAACGATCCCAATCTGCGCGCTGTCTACAATGTTGCGGGAGGAAACGCCGGGCTGGCTGCGGCACTCGACGAATGCCCGAGTGCTATCCGGCCGATTGTGATCACTCATGAAGTGAATAAGGTGACGGAAAACCTGATCCTTGCCGAGAAAATTGATTACATTCTCTCTCAGGATATCGCCAGGCTGTTACTTGAAACCGTAGATAAGCTCACCGCGATAAAAAATAACCAGGCTTTTGCTTCCCATAGCTTTCTGCCGATAGAGATCCTCACCCGCTTTACGCTACCGACGTTGTGA
- a CDS encoding class I SAM-dependent methyltransferase has product MLTTFSLLKEKTRYMQAFIANPRAFGSIAPSSLTLCRRMSDAVDWAQAQHIAELGAGDGVLTRHLLNRMHASATLSAYEINPRLALKLSALNDNRLTVFTDSAERVEQGCDAIFSCLPLLSLPEPLRHRILQRVVTCLNPGGVFIQFQYTTLSEPLLSGYFNWTRSRVMRNLPPALVYRCQSVGVCAA; this is encoded by the coding sequence ATATTAACCACTTTTTCATTGCTCAAAGAAAAGACCCGTTATATGCAGGCGTTTATTGCTAACCCCCGAGCCTTTGGCTCGATTGCCCCTTCCTCTCTCACCCTTTGTCGCCGGATGTCGGATGCGGTGGATTGGGCGCAGGCGCAGCACATCGCAGAACTGGGGGCTGGAGACGGCGTGCTGACTCGCCATTTATTAAACCGTATGCATGCCAGCGCCACGCTGTCGGCTTATGAAATCAATCCCCGGCTGGCGTTGAAACTCTCCGCGCTCAACGATAACCGCCTGACCGTGTTCACCGATTCAGCCGAACGCGTCGAACAGGGATGCGATGCCATTTTTTCCTGCTTACCGCTGCTCTCGCTGCCAGAACCGCTGCGCCACCGCATCCTGCAACGTGTGGTCACCTGCCTCAATCCCGGCGGGGTATTTATTCAGTTCCAGTACACTACGCTGTCAGAGCCGTTGCTTTCCGGCTACTTCAACTGGACACGCTCCAGAGTGATGCGTAACCTGCCCCCGGCGCTGGTCTATCGCTGCCAGAGCGTCGGTGTCTGCGCTGCCTGA
- a CDS encoding diguanylate cyclase, with protein MQEEIEQYIAVILQEWRPLRAALPQEVIAILRQIADTQSDNLAHRFYETLLKDPAISRHLSYELVEERLSSSLSKWVKAILTEDESQFENLAQLQYHVGGVHARIGIPVEFVQRGARQLKYGIFAYVAQHDIPYPISLQVMHYAAMAIDIAIEMMSHAYAMSHYRATRNEEAYRMHVLMNNAWQEQGKQQSALSSWENSVIYNLVSGVPQTEHLLNISESNFGLWFRHKCVRQFGENTQIQQMRQLMAKIDATMAGIDVTTPIPVEKLQELLRVIHANCQKINTYMEMLFNDVSHMQDGKDALTNLLNKRYLPIILKHEVSLAMENRLPLSVAIIDVDFFKKVNDEWGHSVGDRALTHTANLLSDNIRASDYLFRYGGEEFLIVLVEAGQSETYTLLERVRRIVSNTPFETVSGKNITLTVSIGYTLHNGHPDYNLLLNKADAALYEAKRSGRNRIVQQ; from the coding sequence ATGCAGGAAGAAATAGAACAATATATCGCAGTCATTCTGCAGGAATGGCGTCCATTACGTGCAGCACTTCCACAGGAAGTTATCGCTATTTTGCGACAAATAGCGGATACACAATCCGATAATCTTGCTCACCGCTTTTATGAAACGTTGCTCAAAGATCCGGCTATTTCCAGGCATTTGTCTTATGAACTTGTCGAGGAACGACTGAGCAGCTCTCTGTCTAAGTGGGTTAAAGCCATTCTGACCGAAGATGAAAGCCAATTTGAAAACCTGGCGCAGCTGCAATACCACGTTGGTGGTGTTCATGCCCGTATTGGTATTCCGGTTGAATTTGTTCAGCGCGGTGCCCGACAGCTAAAATACGGTATTTTTGCTTACGTTGCCCAGCATGATATACCTTACCCCATCAGCTTACAGGTCATGCACTATGCGGCGATGGCAATCGATATTGCCATCGAAATGATGAGCCATGCCTATGCGATGTCCCATTATCGGGCCACGCGTAATGAAGAAGCTTATCGCATGCATGTATTGATGAATAATGCCTGGCAGGAACAAGGTAAGCAGCAATCCGCCCTTTCCAGCTGGGAAAACTCGGTTATCTATAATCTGGTGAGTGGCGTACCGCAAACAGAACATCTGCTGAATATTTCCGAATCTAACTTTGGCCTGTGGTTCCGCCATAAATGTGTCCGCCAGTTTGGTGAAAACACCCAGATTCAACAGATGCGCCAACTGATGGCGAAGATCGATGCAACCATGGCGGGTATTGATGTAACCACCCCCATTCCGGTAGAAAAACTGCAGGAATTATTGCGCGTCATCCATGCTAACTGCCAGAAAATTAATACCTATATGGAGATGTTATTTAACGACGTCTCTCATATGCAGGATGGTAAAGATGCGCTGACTAATTTACTCAACAAACGTTACCTGCCAATTATTTTAAAACACGAAGTCAGCCTGGCAATGGAAAACCGTTTACCGCTGAGCGTGGCCATTATTGATGTAGACTTCTTTAAAAAGGTCAATGATGAGTGGGGACATTCGGTGGGCGATCGTGCGTTAACGCATACCGCCAACCTGTTAAGTGATAATATTCGCGCCAGCGACTATTTATTCCGTTACGGTGGTGAAGAGTTTTTGATTGTCCTGGTTGAGGCTGGCCAGTCGGAAACCTACACGTTATTAGAGCGGGTTCGACGCATTGTCAGCAATACACCTTTTGAAACCGTATCCGGTAAGAACATCACCCTCACTGTCAGCATTGGATATACGTTACATAACGGTCACCCGGATTATAATCTTTTACTGAATAAGGCCGACGCCGCGTTATATGAAGCCAAACGCAGTGGCAGAAACCGTATTGTGCAGCAATAA
- a CDS encoding helix-turn-helix domain-containing protein, producing MNSHSTPRDIRYSTEHVAVPQRFEYWNDVILRHCIPSDGKPLAEGRFAGELAVREVGLIDVCTLTSTLHYWERKSQHLRTGPEDDLWLGYIQGGYGQLEQGGRKASLAAGNLVLYDAAQTFRFSIGGRNNHLIRIPRHLLTGKVPASVGFTATILDDTRPGIIPLREMIYQTVQTPVLMHNPDVAGRFSQTLLDLLVLSLELQDHANAASERDLYARMRNYISRNLTNPELSVESIALAHHVSMRTVARTFARKQKTPAAVIWQERLQASRDALEQGRVTSVSQAALDYGFSDFSHFSHAFRKAFGVTPNSVLKQNVQVFITRQDKP from the coding sequence GTGAACAGTCATTCCACACCGAGGGATATCCGCTATTCCACCGAACATGTTGCCGTGCCTCAGCGCTTTGAATACTGGAATGATGTCATCCTGCGTCACTGCATTCCTTCCGATGGTAAGCCACTGGCGGAGGGGCGTTTTGCGGGCGAACTCGCGGTGCGGGAAGTGGGGCTGATCGATGTCTGCACCCTCACCTCGACACTGCATTACTGGGAACGCAAGTCACAGCATCTGCGCACCGGGCCGGAAGACGACCTGTGGCTCGGTTATATCCAGGGTGGCTATGGTCAGCTGGAACAAGGCGGACGTAAAGCCAGCCTCGCGGCAGGGAATCTGGTGCTGTACGATGCTGCACAGACCTTTCGTTTCAGCATTGGCGGCAGAAATAACCACCTGATTCGCATCCCGCGCCATCTGCTGACCGGGAAGGTGCCTGCAAGCGTTGGTTTTACTGCCACCATCCTTGATGATACCCGTCCCGGTATTATTCCGTTGCGGGAGATGATTTATCAGACCGTTCAGACGCCGGTTCTGATGCATAACCCCGATGTGGCTGGACGCTTTTCTCAGACCCTGCTGGATCTGCTGGTGCTCAGTCTTGAGCTGCAGGATCACGCCAACGCGGCATCCGAGCGCGATTTATACGCCAGAATGCGCAACTACATCAGCCGCAACCTCACCAACCCTGAACTCAGCGTCGAAAGTATCGCGCTGGCACATCACGTTTCCATGCGCACTGTGGCCCGGACGTTTGCCCGCAAACAGAAGACGCCCGCCGCCGTTATCTGGCAGGAACGCTTGCAGGCCAGCCGCGATGCCCTTGAGCAGGGCCGGGTAACCAGTGTCTCTCAGGCGGCACTGGACTATGGATTCTCTGATTTTTCTCACTTCAGCCATGCGTTCCGTAAAGCCTTTGGCGTCACACCCAACTCGGTTCTGAAGCAAAATGTGCAGGTTTTTATCACCCGGCAGGACAAACCATGA
- the oxdA gene encoding aliphatic aldoxime dehydratase codes for MESAIDKHLKCPRTLSRRVHDEYQPPFPMFVGRADASLTQVVMAYLGVQFSDDQREKAVSAMQHIVASFSLDNGPGNHDITFHVDNQGFGNFIVVGYWRDPAAYCRWIRQPEIDQWWSADERLHEGLGYFREIIAPRAEQFETLYAFKEDLPGVGAVMDNLSGEIQEHGYWGSVRDRIPASQNDWLQPDGELRVIAGDPAIGGRVVVQGHDNITLIRSGQDWVDADEQERQLYFSEMLPPLQAGMDFLRDEGQPLGCYSNRFVRNVDKDGNLLDIAYDIGFWRSLDRLERWAESHPTHLRIFTTFFRVVTGLQKLRLYHEVSVSDARFQTFEYINCHPQTGMMRDALR; via the coding sequence ATGGAATCTGCCATTGATAAACACCTGAAATGTCCACGCACGCTGTCCCGTCGGGTTCATGACGAGTATCAACCGCCTTTCCCGATGTTTGTTGGCCGGGCCGATGCCAGCCTGACCCAGGTGGTGATGGCATATCTGGGCGTGCAGTTTAGCGACGATCAGCGGGAAAAGGCGGTCAGTGCCATGCAGCACATTGTCGCCAGCTTCAGCCTGGATAACGGCCCTGGCAACCATGACATCACCTTCCATGTTGATAACCAGGGGTTCGGGAATTTTATCGTCGTAGGCTACTGGCGCGATCCGGCGGCGTATTGCCGCTGGATCCGTCAGCCAGAAATCGACCAGTGGTGGTCGGCGGATGAACGTTTGCATGAAGGCCTCGGTTATTTCCGCGAGATTATCGCGCCACGCGCTGAACAGTTTGAAACCCTGTATGCCTTTAAAGAGGATCTGCCTGGCGTCGGTGCGGTGATGGATAACCTCAGCGGCGAGATTCAGGAACATGGTTACTGGGGATCGGTACGCGATCGTATTCCGGCATCGCAAAATGACTGGCTGCAACCTGACGGGGAACTGCGGGTGATTGCCGGTGATCCCGCCATCGGTGGCCGGGTGGTGGTGCAGGGCCATGACAACATCACGCTGATCCGCTCCGGCCAGGACTGGGTGGACGCCGATGAACAGGAGCGCCAGCTCTACTTCAGCGAAATGCTGCCGCCTTTACAGGCAGGCATGGATTTTCTGCGCGACGAAGGGCAGCCACTCGGTTGTTACAGCAACCGCTTTGTGCGCAACGTGGATAAAGACGGCAACCTGCTGGATATTGCCTATGACATTGGTTTCTGGCGTTCACTGGACCGGCTTGAACGCTGGGCGGAATCTCATCCCACTCATCTGCGTATCTTCACCACCTTTTTCCGCGTGGTGACCGGCCTGCAAAAACTGCGGCTCTACCACGAAGTTTCGGTCTCCGACGCGCGTTTTCAAACTTTTGAATATATCAACTGCCATCCCCAGACCGGGATGATGCGTGACGCATTGCGCTGA
- a CDS encoding transporter, producing MHALRFFLPATLLAALPAFAVEVAPGDYSQFPDGTTVGLLYYQHASTGSAHARGDKVSSDYNLTSDIGMLRLLHTVQISESATLDPQFLLPFGRISGGGDAVALGSANGTGDLILTVPLKVKLSAGGDVFGFAPYLYVPTGNYDHNDALNLGENRWKVDLQAAWVKFFTEKWALDVVGDAIWYGNNNDYGTDSSRLQQDNAWAAQIMGRYMPDPTLALGLGVGQTWGGETTVDGEKQDNPAQTTNVRITATKFVTPRDQFQIQLGRDLRVENGAAEDFRLNLRYARVF from the coding sequence ATGCACGCATTACGCTTTTTTCTGCCTGCCACACTGCTTGCTGCTTTGCCTGCGTTCGCCGTGGAAGTCGCACCCGGTGATTACAGCCAGTTTCCTGACGGCACCACGGTGGGGCTGCTTTATTACCAGCACGCCTCAACCGGCTCCGCTCATGCGCGCGGTGACAAAGTCAGCTCCGATTACAACCTGACTTCCGACATCGGCATGCTGCGTCTGCTGCATACCGTGCAGATCAGCGAGTCAGCTACCCTCGATCCGCAGTTCCTGTTGCCGTTTGGCCGCATCTCCGGTGGTGGTGATGCCGTGGCTCTCGGCTCCGCCAATGGCACCGGCGACTTAATTCTGACCGTGCCCTTAAAGGTAAAACTCAGCGCAGGTGGCGATGTGTTTGGTTTCGCCCCTTATCTCTACGTTCCCACCGGCAACTATGACCATAACGATGCCCTCAATCTGGGAGAGAACCGCTGGAAGGTGGATTTACAGGCCGCCTGGGTGAAGTTCTTTACCGAAAAATGGGCGCTGGATGTGGTCGGCGACGCCATCTGGTACGGCAACAATAACGACTACGGCACTGACTCGTCCCGTTTGCAGCAGGACAACGCCTGGGCAGCACAGATTATGGGGCGTTACATGCCTGATCCGACGCTGGCGCTCGGACTGGGGGTCGGTCAGACCTGGGGCGGCGAGACCACGGTTGACGGCGAAAAGCAGGATAACCCGGCGCAGACCACCAATGTGCGCATCACCGCCACCAAATTTGTCACCCCGCGCGATCAGTTCCAGATTCAGCTGGGTCGCGACCTGCGCGTGGAGAATGGTGCGGCAGAGGATTTCCGTCTGAATCTGCGCTATGCCCGCGTTTTCTGA
- the nthA gene encoding nitrile hydratase subunit alpha: MEHDHDHTEPPAEIALRVKALESLLTEKGLIDPVALDELIDTYEHRIGPRNGARVVAKAWSDPDYKTRLLEHGTEAIAELGFSGVQGEDMMVVENTADVHNVTVCTLCSCYPWPTLGLPPAWYKSAPYRSRIVIEPRSVLAEFGLHISEEREIRVWDSSAELRYLVLPERPAGTEGWSEEQLADLVTRDAMIGTGVALQPGN; this comes from the coding sequence ATGGAACATGATCACGACCATACCGAACCGCCTGCGGAAATCGCACTGCGCGTGAAGGCACTGGAGTCGTTGCTGACGGAGAAAGGGCTGATCGATCCCGTCGCGCTGGACGAACTTATCGATACCTACGAACACCGCATTGGCCCACGGAATGGTGCGCGGGTGGTGGCGAAAGCCTGGAGTGATCCTGATTACAAGACCCGTCTGCTGGAACATGGCACCGAGGCCATTGCTGAGCTGGGTTTTTCCGGGGTGCAGGGGGAAGACATGATGGTGGTGGAGAACACTGCGGATGTTCACAACGTCACGGTTTGCACCCTGTGTTCCTGCTACCCCTGGCCGACGCTGGGACTGCCACCCGCCTGGTACAAATCCGCACCTTATCGCTCGCGCATCGTGATTGAGCCGCGAAGTGTGCTGGCTGAGTTTGGCCTGCACATCAGTGAAGAACGGGAGATCCGCGTCTGGGATAGCAGCGCCGAACTGCGTTATCTGGTGCTGCCAGAAAGACCGGCTGGCACTGAAGGCTGGAGTGAAGAACAGCTGGCCGATCTGGTGACGCGCGATGCGATGATCGGTACTGGCGTGGCGCTGCAACCGGGTAACTAA
- the nthB gene encoding nitrile hydratase subunit beta → MNGIHDLGGMHGMGAVITEENEPPFHHEWERRAFSLFASLFVGGHFNVDMFRHAIERMNPAHYLEESYYEHWMHAFETLLLEKGVISLDELSGAVKPVTAAAETAVLRQEMVQAVVTTGASARVDVAVPASFSVGDRVRAKNINPGGHTRLPRYVRGKIGTIVIDHGVFVTPDTVAHGLGEHPQHVYSVSFAATELWGENAPSKDTVRIDLWDDYLEAL, encoded by the coding sequence ATGAACGGGATACATGATCTGGGCGGTATGCATGGTATGGGTGCCGTCATTACTGAAGAAAACGAACCTCCTTTTCATCATGAGTGGGAGCGCCGCGCCTTTTCTTTGTTTGCCTCGCTGTTTGTCGGTGGTCACTTCAATGTTGATATGTTCCGCCATGCGATTGAGCGCATGAACCCGGCGCACTATCTCGAAGAAAGCTACTACGAACACTGGATGCATGCTTTCGAGACGCTGCTGCTGGAGAAGGGGGTGATCAGCCTGGATGAGTTGTCCGGGGCGGTGAAACCCGTCACGGCAGCAGCGGAAACAGCGGTGCTACGCCAGGAGATGGTGCAGGCGGTGGTCACCACCGGCGCGTCGGCGCGGGTTGATGTTGCTGTACCTGCCAGCTTTAGTGTTGGTGACCGCGTCCGGGCGAAAAACATCAACCCCGGCGGACATACCCGCCTGCCACGCTATGTGCGCGGCAAAATCGGCACCATCGTGATTGATCACGGGGTGTTTGTGACACCGGACACCGTTGCCCACGGCCTGGGTGAACATCCGCAGCATGTGTACAGCGTCAGTTTTGCCGCTACCGAGCTGTGGGGAGAGAACGCGCCGTCGAAAGACACGGTGCGTATCGATCTGTGGGACGACTATCTGGAGGCGTTATGA